From a region of the Bacteroidales bacterium genome:
- a CDS encoding sensor histidine kinase, translating into MRYSYPKRIAIVLGIFVAILSGIFQITGLYNKNVNEYLLIFLFMLVIFLFVYVIVYYILNNYIIQKIKPIYKSIQNIDIDEKILSENLENKEIISEVEKDVSSWAKKEKQQILELKQQQKYRKEFLGNVSHELKTPIFNIQGYVLTLLDGGLDDPSINHSYLEKTEKNINRIISIVEDLSVISKLESGEIQLNLVKFDIVKLIEEVIELHEMKAKKKNIKLKSATGSKSIFVKADRKGISQVLGNLIGNSIKYGKENGKTIIGFYDMDDNILIEVSDDGIGIEEKYLHRIFERFFRIDKHRSREQGGTGLGLSIVKHIIDAHNQTIHVRSEKGKETSFTFTLPKAK; encoded by the coding sequence ATGCGATATTCATATCCTAAGAGAATTGCTATTGTCTTAGGAATTTTTGTGGCAATTTTATCAGGAATATTCCAGATTACAGGTCTATATAATAAAAATGTAAATGAATATTTACTTATATTTTTATTTATGCTTGTTATATTTTTATTTGTATATGTTATTGTGTATTACATATTAAATAATTACATAATCCAAAAAATTAAACCTATTTACAAATCAATTCAAAATATTGATATTGATGAGAAAATTTTAAGCGAGAATCTTGAAAATAAAGAAATAATATCAGAAGTTGAAAAAGATGTTTCAAGCTGGGCAAAAAAAGAAAAACAACAAATTTTAGAATTAAAGCAACAACAAAAATATCGAAAAGAATTTCTGGGAAATGTCTCACATGAACTAAAAACCCCTATTTTTAATATACAGGGCTATGTATTAACATTATTAGATGGTGGTTTGGATGACCCTTCAATTAATCATTCGTATCTTGAAAAAACAGAAAAAAATATTAACAGAATAATTTCTATTGTTGAAGATCTTTCAGTTATCTCAAAATTGGAATCAGGAGAAATTCAATTAAACCTTGTAAAGTTTGATATTGTAAAATTAATTGAAGAAGTTATTGAACTTCACGAAATGAAAGCGAAAAAGAAAAATATAAAATTAAAATCTGCTACAGGTTCAAAATCAATATTTGTTAAAGCTGACAGAAAAGGAATTAGTCAGGTTTTAGGTAATTTAATTGGAAATTCAATAAAATATGGGAAGGAAAATGGAAAAACAATTATTGGTTTTTATGATATGGATGACAATATTTTAATTGAAGTTTCAGATGATGGTATTGGTATTGAAGAAAAATATCTGCATAGAATTTTTGAACGGTTTTTCAGAATCGATAAACACCGGTCACGTGAACAAGGGGGAACAGGATTAGGACTGTCAATTGTAAAACATATTATTGATGCTCATAACCAGACAATACATGTTAGAAGCGAAAAGGGTAAAGAAACTTCTTTTACTTTTACATTGCCGAAAGCAAAATAA